A genomic stretch from Streptococcus oralis includes:
- a CDS encoding aromatic acid exporter family protein, with the protein MSITQRTTKLILATCLACFLAYFLDLSSAVSAGIIALLSLSDTRRSTLKLARNRLFSMLLALAIGVLAFRLTGFHIWSLGLYLALYVPLAYKMGWEIGITPSSVLVGHLLMQESTSPELLLNEILLFLIGTSFALLVNLYMPSREKTIQNYHLQVEEKLKDILLRFKYYLSRGDGRNRAQLVDELDELLDEALKLVYLDHSDHLFHQTDYHIHYFEMRQRQSRILRNMAQQINTCHLAASESLILAQLFSKIATQLSQTNPAHDLLDDIERYLQVFRNRSLPKTREEFETRATLLQLLREAETFIQVKVDFYQKYGN; encoded by the coding sequence ATGTCTATCACCCAACGTACGACAAAACTGATCTTAGCGACCTGCCTCGCTTGTTTTCTCGCTTATTTTTTAGACTTATCATCAGCAGTTTCAGCTGGAATTATCGCCCTCTTAAGCCTATCTGACACGCGCAGAAGCACGCTAAAATTAGCCCGTAACCGCCTCTTTTCTATGCTCCTAGCACTCGCTATCGGTGTTCTAGCCTTTCGACTGACAGGCTTTCACATCTGGAGTCTCGGCCTCTATCTGGCTCTCTACGTTCCTTTAGCCTATAAAATGGGTTGGGAAATTGGCATCACCCCTAGCAGTGTCTTGGTCGGCCATCTCTTGATGCAGGAGTCTACCTCTCCAGAGCTCTTGCTTAATGAGATACTCCTCTTTCTCATCGGGACAAGCTTTGCTCTATTGGTCAACCTTTATATGCCCTCTCGTGAGAAAACCATCCAAAACTACCACCTTCAGGTCGAAGAAAAGTTAAAAGATATCCTGCTTCGCTTTAAATACTATCTGTCAAGAGGAGACGGGCGCAATCGCGCCCAACTCGTTGACGAATTAGATGAACTCCTCGATGAAGCCCTCAAACTGGTCTATCTGGACCACTCGGATCACCTCTTTCACCAGACGGACTACCATATCCACTACTTTGAGATGAGACAGCGACAAAGTCGTATCCTGCGAAATATGGCCCAGCAGATCAATACTTGTCACCTAGCCGCAAGTGAAAGTTTGATCTTGGCCCAGCTCTTTTCTAAGATTGCTACCCAGCTAAGCCAGACCAATCCTGCTCACGACCTACTCGATGACATCGAACGTTATCTGCAAGTCTTCCGCAATCGGAGTCTCCCGAAAACACGTGAGGAGTTTGAGACCCGTGCCACCCTCCTGCAGCTACTACGCGAAGCCGAAACCTTCATTCAGGTCAAGGTCGATTTTTATCAGAAATATGGAAACTAG
- the sstT gene encoding serine/threonine transporter SstT produces the protein MKKIIRAWNKASLIKRILIGMLLGASLGLLFPSLSGLGILGDLFVGGLKAIAPVLVFTLVANALSQHQKGQDTNMKTVIFLYLLGTFAAALIAVLASFLFPVQITLSSASTEIAPPDGIGQVLSNLLLNLVDNPLNAIVKANYIGILSWAVVFGLAMREASKNSKELLKTMADVTSKIVEWIINLAPFGIMGLVFKTISDKGISSLANYGILLGLLIATMAFVALVINPLIAFLFMRKNPYPLVFKCLRVSGITAFFTRSSAANIPVNMKLCQDLGLNPDTYSVSIPLGSTINMAGAAVTINILTLAAVNTLGISVDFGTAFVLSVVAAISACGASGIAGGSLLLIPVACSLFGISNDVAMQVVGVGFVIGVIQDSCETALNSSTDVLFTAVAEYASARKK, from the coding sequence ATGAAAAAAATCATTCGAGCCTGGAACAAGGCCAGCCTCATCAAACGTATCCTAATCGGCATGCTTCTTGGAGCCTCTCTAGGGCTACTTTTTCCTAGTCTGTCGGGGCTCGGCATTCTCGGTGACCTATTCGTTGGGGGTCTGAAAGCCATCGCTCCTGTCTTGGTCTTTACCCTCGTCGCAAATGCCCTCTCACAACATCAAAAAGGGCAAGATACCAATATGAAGACCGTTATTTTTCTCTATCTACTCGGTACCTTTGCAGCTGCCTTGATTGCTGTACTGGCTAGTTTTCTCTTCCCCGTCCAGATTACTCTCAGCAGTGCGAGCACAGAGATTGCCCCACCAGACGGCATCGGTCAAGTTCTCAGCAACCTCCTGCTGAATCTCGTGGACAATCCCCTCAATGCCATCGTCAAAGCCAACTATATTGGAATCCTATCCTGGGCTGTTGTCTTTGGACTTGCTATGAGAGAAGCTAGCAAAAACAGCAAGGAATTGCTCAAAACCATGGCTGATGTAACTTCCAAGATTGTGGAGTGGATTATCAATTTGGCTCCTTTCGGAATTATGGGTTTGGTCTTCAAGACCATCTCTGATAAAGGAATTTCCAGCCTTGCTAACTACGGAATTTTGCTAGGACTCTTGATTGCAACTATGGCTTTTGTGGCCCTTGTCATCAATCCCCTCATTGCCTTTCTCTTTATGAGAAAAAATCCTTACCCCCTTGTTTTTAAATGTTTACGTGTCAGTGGGATTACAGCTTTCTTTACTCGTAGTTCTGCTGCTAATATTCCTGTAAACATGAAACTCTGCCAAGATCTCGGACTCAATCCAGATACCTATTCTGTTTCTATTCCCCTTGGCTCCACTATCAACATGGCTGGCGCAGCCGTAACCATTAACATTCTCACTCTAGCTGCAGTCAATACTCTGGGAATCTCTGTCGACTTTGGTACAGCCTTTGTGCTCAGTGTCGTCGCTGCCATTTCTGCCTGCGGAGCCTCTGGAATTGCTGGTGGATCACTCCTCCTCATTCCCGTCGCTTGTAGTCTATTTGGAATTTCAAATGACGTTGCTATGCAGGTAGTCGGAGTTGGTTTTGTCATCGGTGTCATCCAAGACTCCTGCGAAACTGCCCTGAACTCTTCTACCGACGTCCTCTTTACAGCAGTTGCTGAGTACGCGTCTGCCCGTAAAAAATAG
- a CDS encoding mechanosensitive ion channel family protein, with product MQEFFQRYLDKLDLTTVLENLLTKLISLLILFLLFYIAKKMLHATVRKIVKPSLKFSNRDAGRQKTISRLLENIFNYTLYFFLIYCILSILGLPVSSLLAGAGIAGVAIGMGAQGFLSDVINGFFILFERQLDVGDEVVLTNGPITVSGKVVSVGIRTTQLRSDDQALHFVPNRNITVVSNFSRTE from the coding sequence ATGCAAGAATTTTTTCAACGTTATCTTGATAAATTGGATCTAACAACTGTATTAGAGAATCTCTTGACCAAGCTGATTTCTCTTTTAATTTTGTTTCTGTTATTTTATATAGCTAAAAAGATGCTTCATGCGACTGTACGAAAGATTGTCAAGCCCTCACTTAAATTCTCAAATCGGGATGCAGGAAGACAAAAGACCATCTCTCGTTTGCTTGAGAATATCTTTAACTACACCCTTTATTTCTTTTTGATTTACTGTATCTTGTCTATTTTGGGCTTGCCAGTTTCCAGCCTCCTTGCTGGGGCGGGGATTGCTGGGGTTGCCATTGGGATGGGTGCACAAGGTTTTCTGTCCGATGTTATCAATGGTTTCTTCATCCTCTTTGAACGCCAGCTCGATGTGGGCGACGAAGTGGTCCTCACAAATGGCCCTATTACCGTATCTGGAAAGGTTGTCAGTGTAGGAATCCGTACGACCCAACTTCGCAGTGACGACCAAGCCCTTCACTTTGTTCCCAACCGAAATATCACTGTTGTTAGCAACTTCTCTCGTACAGAGTAG